One window from the genome of Salvia miltiorrhiza cultivar Shanhuang (shh) chromosome 7, IMPLAD_Smil_shh, whole genome shotgun sequence encodes:
- the LOC130994525 gene encoding putative late blight resistance protein homolog R1C-3, whose protein sequence is MDDIWSIQVWEKIRSFFPDYNNGSRIIITTRLSNLTSYLGESYGVGMKFLDEASSWDLFTNIVFGGESFPPELEDIGKNIVANCKGLPLSIATIGGLLAKSERTRKYWGRIEQNLNSIVIANNDKFCLKILRMSYTFLPNYLKPCFLYMGVFEEDRSIRVSMLKKLWVSEGFLKPVSGKCWETIAEEYLNELVDRNLILVDELGFSGNVKYCKIHDLLRDVCLKEVEKERFYRIIEKSPSVIDTERRVVFENAGSRVIREVLRSLSHARSIICDEEGKNFEWPLNLRLLRTFKAYDRDTHRPQHGRGVHFLGDVFQLVNSRHLAVRLHWKSKFPSSVNLLWNMSTLIIEISHDLIAPIEFWKLHQLRHLEFVEEALILPDTPRDIVIMENLQTLIRVKNLYLNTEVVKRIPNLKKLHLVYESEEMEGFLINILSKLKQMERANSFSYLECLNKLENLFCHFSFDYGCDEYLQRISLPHSLKKLKLCLSVSDHLDLVEILEKIGWLPLLQKLVLENGSFKTGKWDTIEGQFQSLRLLQLDSCGGLKNWTMAESSHFPLLQELRLLRLTELEEIPLEVGEIATLKSIYLENCSESAVVSAKLIVEEQEYLYGDQFDLHVRALLRKPDERLLRLASPNFEVTVMRKLLE, encoded by the coding sequence ATGGATGATATATGGAGTATACAGGTGTGGGAAAAGATCAGATCTTTCTTTCCTGATTACAATAATGGTAGTCGAATAATCATAACAACTAGGCTATCAAATTTGACTTCGTACTTGGGTGAGTCTTATGGCGTTGGTATGAAATTTCTAGATGAGGCTAGTAGTTGGGATTTGTTCACCAACATTGTGTTTGGGGGAGAAAGTTTTCCTCCTGAGTTGGAGGATATTGGAAAGAATATTGTAGCAAATTGTAAAGGGCTTCCTTTATCAATTGCTACAATTGGAGGTCTGTTAGCAAAATCTGAGCGCACTAGAAAATATTGGGGGCGTATAGagcaaaatttaaattcaattgtCATTGCGAATAATGATAAATTTTGCTTGAAAATATTGCGAATGAGCTATACCTTTCTGCCCAACTATTTGAAGCCATGTTTTTTGTATATGGGTGtttttgaggaagatcgttcaATTCGTGTCTCAATGCTGAAGAAGCTATGGGTTTCTGAAGGATTTTTAAAACCCGTGAGTGGAAAATGTTGGGAAACGATAGCGGAAGAGTACTTGAACGAATTGGTAGATAGAAATCTTATTTTAGTTGATGAGTTGGGGTTTAGTGGAAATGTTAAGTACTGTAAGATTCATGATTTGTTGAGGGATGTGTGCTTGAAAGAAGTTGAAAAGGAGAGGTTTTATCGTATCATAGAAAAGTCTCCTTCAGTCATAGATACCGAACGTCGGGTTGTTTTTGAAAATGCTGGAAGTAGGGTCATACGTGAAGTCTTGAGATCTTTGTCACATGCTCGTTCTATAATATGTGATGAGGAGGGGAAAAACTTTGAATGGCCTCTCAACCTTAGATTGTTGAGAACATTCAAAGCATATGACAGAGATACACATCGACCACAACATGGACGTGGTGTTCATTTCCTAGGCGATGTTTTTCAATTGGTGAACTCACGGCACCTTGCTGTTAGACTTCATTGGAAGTCCAAATTCCCATCTTCAGTCAATTTGCTTTGGAACATGTCTACGTTAATAATTGAGATTTCGCATGATCTTATTGCACCGATTGAGTTTTGGAAATTGCATCAACTTAGGCATCTCGAGTTTGTGGAAGAAGCATTGATTCTCCCAGATACTCCGCGTGACATCGTTATCATGGAGAATCTACAAACGCTCATAAGAGTAAAGAATTTGTATTTGAATACGGAGGTGGTTAAAAGAATTCCCAATCTCAAGAAATTGCATCTAGTTTACGAATCCGAAGAAATGGAGGGTTTTCTCATCAATATTTTGAGTAAATTGAAACAAATGGAGAGAGCAAACAGTTTCAGCTATCTTGAGTGTCTGAATAAATTGGAAAACTTGTTCTGCCACTTCTCTTTTGATTATGGATGTGATGAGTATTTACAGAGGATTAGTCTCCCACACtccctcaagaagttgaagttATGTCTAAGTGTATCTGATCATCTGGATTTGGTAGAGATATTGGAAAAGATAGGGTGGTTGCCCCTTCTTCAGAAGTTAGTACTAGAAAATGGTAGCTTCAAAACAGGCAAGTGGGACACTATTGAGGGCCAATTCCAGAGCCTCAGGTTACTACAATTGGACAGTTGTGGTGGTCTAAAGAACTGGACGATGGCAGAGAGCTCCCACTTTCCACTTCTCCAGGAGCTTCGTCTTCTAAGATTAACAGAATTGGAGGAGATCCCTTTAGAAGTTGGAGAAATAGCAACGCTGAAATCAATTTATTTGGAAAATTGCAGTGAATCAGCGGTAGTGTCAGCTAAACTGATAGTAGAAGAACAAGAGTATTTATATGGAGACCAATTTGACCTTCATGTTCGAGCTCTACTTCGAAAACCAGACGAAAGACTGCTGAGATTGGCAAGTCCCAATTTTGAAGTTACAGTGATGAGAAAGTTATTAGAATAA